The genomic region GGCTTCACATCATCAAAAAATAGTTTGTATTGATGACACCCTTGCATTTGTAGGCGGGTTAGACATCACTCAACGAAGATGGGATTCACCAGAACATAATTCTCATGATCACAGAAGAATTGATCCCAGTGGAAAATCTTATCGACCATTTCACGATATTCAAATGGCCGTGCAAGGCCCTGCTGCACGGGCCTTGAGTCAACTTGCCCATGCTCGTTGGCATCGCGCAACAAATGAATGGATACCAACTTTGTTTCCTCCAATTGAAACACAAAATTCGTATTGGCCAAAAAATTTGAATGTGGATTTTAATGATTTGCCTGTTGCAATTTCAAGGACGGCTCCAAAATATAAAGGTGAAAAAGAAATAAGAGAAAATGAAAAATTATTTTTAGATAGTATTAATCATGCAAAAAAATACATTTATATAGAAAATCAATATTTTACATCTAAACGTATCGCAGAAGCATTGAAGAAAAAACTAGCCATGCCTGACGGGCCTGAAATCATTCTCTTAGTACCTTGCCAAAATACCGGCGCTTTTGAAGCAGGTACAATGGAAGTACTCAGGGCTAAACTTTTAAGAGAAATGCGCAAGGCTGATAAGTTTGGAAGATTTTTTGCCTATTATCCTTTGACCTCAGATCGAAAAGTACCAATAAATTTACATTCAAAAATTTTTATCTCTGACGACCACTTCTTAAGAGTCGGCTCTTCAAATTTGAATGATCGATCAACTGGTGTTGACACTGAATGCGATATTTCTATCGAGGCAAATGGGTCAGAGCTTGATCAGCAAGTGATAAGAATGAATATCACTAGAATTCGCAATCGCTTGTTAGCTGAACATTTAGGTTTAGATATTTCGGTGATTGATCATGAGCTGAGGAGTAATTCTTTAATTTCTGCCATTAAGAACTTAAATAGCAAAAGTCAAATGCTTGCACATTGTCCTGATAAGATACCGTGGATTAAAGATAAATTAAGTATTGTTGCTAAAATTTGGGATACACCACACCCGCTCACTATGATGCATGTTATCAGCCCCATAATTATTATATTGGGTTTAATCATTATTGCTGTACTTGGCTCATGGGAACAAAAAAGTGCATAATGATAAAAGTACATTTAAAGTCGCTACATATAATATTCATCGCTGTATAGGCTCTGATGAATTGTGTGAACCTCAACGAATTCTTGATGTCATTCTAGAGCTCAATGCCGATGTTATAGGTATTCAAGAAATTGATTCTCATTGTATCACCGAGATAGGGCATCAGCTTAATTTTATTGTAAAAAGAACGGGCTATCATTTTGTTGCGGGCCCTACAATGTTTCGATCCGAAAAACACTACGGCAATGCTCTTCTCACAAGACATACTATTAAAAATATACGAAATCTTGACCTCTCTGTTCCGGGTTTAGAACCTCGAGGTGCGATTGATGTGGATTTAGAAATACACGGAATGAATTATCGAATTATCACAACACATTTAGGCTTGAAATATCGTGAGCGCATGTTTCAGCTAAAACATTTAACAGATAAGATTTTTGAAGCAAATGAACATAAAACCATATTGCTTGGTGATTTTAATGAATGGCTGCCCTGGGTAGGTACTACAAGGATATTGAAGCGCCGTTTTCATAGAGTTCCTTCAAGCGGAACATTTCCTGCAACGAAACCGATTTTTCGCCTAGATGAAATTTACACATCAATGGCCAGTAAATTAAAAACACATCGCGTTCATAAAACTAAGCTTTCGCAAATGGCTTCGGACCATCTTCCTGTTGTAGCTGAGTTTATTTTGCGTGATGTTCCTTGAAATAGTGCACCCCTTTACGAGCGATGAGGGGTATAACCGCTAGAAGCACAACGGAAAAAATTAAAGATGGTGTTAAAATGTCATTCACATTTTTAATAAGGCTTAATTGAACACCTGCATTCACATAGGCTGCAGTGCCGGGTAAAAAGCCCATAAAACTTCCGATAAAAAATGTTTTAAGCCTCATAGGTGTTAACGCCATAAGTAGGTTTACAGCTGCGAATGGAAAAATCGGGGTTACTCGCAAAATAAATAAATAAAACGCCCCGTCTTTTTTAATTTCTTCATTGATCATTTCTAATTTTCGTCTGTAACGCCGTTGAAAAAAATCTCTAAAAAAATGTCTCGCTATTAAAAAAGCAGTGGTTGCGCCTAGGGTACTTCCAAGGCAAACAAGTGCTATTCCTGGCCAAAAACCAAAAAGTGCCCCACCTGTAAGTGCCATCAAGATAGCCACCGGAAAAAACGCTAAACATGAGATCATCACATAGATGGCAAGATAACTTAATACAATTTGAAGCGGATGCTCACTCGCAAAATGTTTTAACGCTTGATGATGCAGTTGAAGATTTTGAAGTGTGAGAATATCTTCTAAATACATTTTATAAATCAAAAAGAGAACAGCACTACCAATTAGAAAAAGTATTAAATATGACTTTTTTTTATACGATAGCATGTGGAGCCTCGATCATAGTGTTTTTCTAATTGATACCAGATGAAAGAAAATGGCACACGGAACTACAAACGCAGGTAACCAAACAAATGGATAGTAAACGATCATTGTATTTGGAGGATCACTCATAAATATACGAAGTGGTGTAGGGGCAGATAATATTCCGTGAGTAATTACATTGGCTAGTGCAAGTAAACCAAGTGCATTCCAAATAATGACCACTCGTTTATTAACCTCAAAACCCTTAAATGCAAATATAGCAATTGTTGGAGCCGTAAGGGCAATGACCACATCGAAATTTCGACCAGTAAAAGTCATGATTTCTGGGAGGGCATTGTTCATAAAAAGGAGCCACAAAATACCTTCAACAATAACCCGAAATGATTGAATGGCTATGAGTGCGCGCCCTGGTATTTCATTAACCAAACGCCCCACATCATCAGAAAATGAGAAATAGAGAGTGACTAATAACGCAGGTAAAAAGACAAACATAAAACGTGGTGGCATGGCAGTAAAATCTGAGAGAAGCCCTAAGTGAGCAATAACCCCTGTCAGTGCCAGCCATAGGGCAATGCCAAGAGCTACAATTGCAGCTACTTTTTTAGGTGATGTTGAATAAAAGCGTTGGCGACTCCAGCCGTAATAGACGCCGTAGATAAGTGTGAGATAGAGGAAAATAACAAGGCCAATGAAAACGTGGTTGAGATAATCTGGGATGCGCTCCATAGTAAAAGTGTCTCATGTCTTTACGTTAAATAAGAGTTAAATCAGATGAATTATAACAGATTCTGTCAGATTCCGATCAAGCGGTAGGGATGCAATTAGCCATTGATTTTCTCTTGAGTTTCAATACACAAAGTGTTTTCGTAGGGCCTTATTGATGCAGTTTTGGGAGGAATAATGATAGTTAACAAAGCAGTCAGAGCGGAAGAGCCAAATACGCTTGATCGCATATTAGTAAACGCGTTGGAGCATTTTTCAAATTTTGGTTATGTGGGTGCGAGTGTTCGAGAAATCACTCAAGCAGCTCATGTGACCAAACCCACTCTGTACTATTATTTTAAGAATAAAGAAGAACTCTACAGAGGAATCGCGAACTCTTGTTCTGAAAAAATTTATTCGGGTTTGAAAGAATCCATTTCAGGTCAAGGGACTGTTGCTCACAAATTCTTGAATCTCGTAACAGTGTACAATGGGTTATGTGATGATGATCTCCCGGCTGTGAAGTTTATGTTTTTGATTTCATTTACACCAGGTCGTGGAATTCCTGATGTTGGAATTCATGAATTCAATAATAAAATTACTGATCTTGTAAAAGAAATTGTTCAAACTGGGGTCACTAAAGGTGAAGTCCCAAATGGAAGAGCTGAGTGTCTGAGTCTTTTGCTAAATGGTTTACTGGCCACCACAATGAGTTCTCGCGTGATGGGTACACCAATTCCTATGACTTCACTTGAAAAGGCTATTTCATGTGCGTTGGTTGGCGGGCCATAATATAATGTTTCAAAAGGAAGATCTTAATCCTTTTAATCTCACAGAAGTTGTAATCAAAAATAGTATTGATGGTATTTTAGCCTTTGATCTCGAATGCAGATACACACTCTGGAATTCAGCCATGGAACGAATTAGTGGTAAAACCAGTGCTGAGTGTATGGGTAAACTGGCATTTGAAGTATTTCCATTCTTAAGGGAAAGTGGTGAGGATAAATATTTTCTACGAGCGTTAAATGGCGAGATCGTTAGATCATCTAATAGGCAGTATAAAATTCCGGAGTTAGGTAGAGAAGGTTATTTTGAAGCAGTCTATTCTCCTTTGTATAATGAGCAAAAAAATGTGGTTGGTGGTTTAGGTGTTATTCGTGAGATTACTGAACGTAAACTCTATGAAGCTGCTATCTCTGAATCAGAATTTAAATATAAATCGGTCACGCAATTTGCTAATGATGCGATTATTTCTTGTAATGAGTTGGGTGTGATTCTATCTTGGAATGACGGGGCTAAAAAAATATTTGATTACCAAGAGTCAGAAATTGTCGGTAAAAAACTTGACTTACTTATTCCAAAAACCGTTTGGAGCCATTATCTACATGAAATAAATAATATTACTAATCGCGATGAATTAATTAAAAAAGGTCGTGTGACTGAGGTCTATGGCTATCGTAAACATGGAAGTAGTTTTCCTATGGAGGTTATGCTTTCTTCATGGCGAAGGGGCAGTGAAATTTATCTTTCAGCCATTGTACGTGATGTCACGGATCGCAAACATATAGAAAATCAAGCAGAAGAACGACAACAACTCTACCATGCATTGATGCAAGCTCAAAGTGATCTAGGTGAGGGGGTGGTTATCATCGATGCCACCACTGAAAGATATGTTTACGTTAACGAAGCTTTTTGTAAGCTCACTGGCTTTTCTGAGTCGGAGCTTTTTGCCATGGAAAATATTATGGCACTTGTGCCTCATGATCAGCTACAATTAGTCTTAAAACGGCATGCATTTCGAAAACAAAAAAATATCGACTCTAGTCAATTTGAAATTGAATGTATTCGAAAAGATGGTTCACGCATACAAATTGACATTGCCGTTAAGAGTATTGAGACTTCTCATGGATTATCACTCATTGGATTAGTCAGAGACATAACTGAACGCAAAAAAACAGAACAAACACTCAAAGAAACATCCATGAGTACACAAAAGCTTATTCAGCTTGCGCGTGACATTATTGTTACTACTTTAGCCGATGGGTCAATTGCGCTTTTAAGCCCTGTATTTAAAGAGATCACTGGATGGTCAACTTCAGAGTGGTTAGGTAAAAACTTTGAAACATTGCTTCACTCTGATGACCATGAACAGTACCGAACTTTGTGTAAAAGTGTTTTAGAAGGTAAAACATCAGCTGTTACTCAGTTGCGTTGGAAAACTTCTCAAGGGATTTACCAAGATATTGAAATTTCTATGGCTCCAATGTTTGGCAATGGCCGTGTAATGGGTGGATTGGCCATTATTCGAGATCTTTCAGAACGTCGAAAACAAGAACAAGTGATTTTAGAAGAGCAAAAAAGATTTCAGGCTTTGGTAGAAGCGTCAGGTATGGCTGTTGTAGTTACTGAAAAAGGTAGAATTATCGAGTCAAATCATAAATTTGCAAAAATGTTTGGTTTTGCACCGACAGAAGTAATTGGTAAAAGTGCTTCAGAATTTTCTGTACCAGTAGATCGCGAACGTATTCGTACTTTTATCTCAGTTGGTTATGAAGCCCCCTATCAGTTCACGGGGCTTCGAAAAGATGGCAGCACATTTAGCGCTGAAGTCAGAGGTAAGAATTTTAAATATAAAGGCCTTGAAATTCGGGTTGCTGCATTAAGTGATTTATCATAAAAAAAGCGCCCCTTTCGGAGCGCTTAATGATTCTTCTTATAAATACCTATTAATCTAAATCTCGCTCAATGATCACAACTGATCTTGAAGCGCGACCTTCACCTTTGAAGATAAAATAATCTTCATCGTTGATTTCCATTGATTCACGTTTTCCGAAG from Oligoflexia bacterium harbors:
- a CDS encoding phospholipase D-like domain-containing protein, whose protein sequence is ASHHQKIVCIDDTLAFVGGLDITQRRWDSPEHNSHDHRRIDPSGKSYRPFHDIQMAVQGPAARALSQLAHARWHRATNEWIPTLFPPIETQNSYWPKNLNVDFNDLPVAISRTAPKYKGEKEIRENEKLFLDSINHAKKYIYIENQYFTSKRIAEALKKKLAMPDGPEIILLVPCQNTGAFEAGTMEVLRAKLLREMRKADKFGRFFAYYPLTSDRKVPINLHSKIFISDDHFLRVGSSNLNDRSTGVDTECDISIEANGSELDQQVIRMNITRIRNRLLAEHLGLDISVIDHELRSNSLISAIKNLNSKSQMLAHCPDKIPWIKDKLSIVAKIWDTPHPLTMMHVISPIIIILGLIIIAVLGSWEQKSA
- a CDS encoding endonuclease/exonuclease/phosphatase family protein — its product is MHNDKSTFKVATYNIHRCIGSDELCEPQRILDVILELNADVIGIQEIDSHCITEIGHQLNFIVKRTGYHFVAGPTMFRSEKHYGNALLTRHTIKNIRNLDLSVPGLEPRGAIDVDLEIHGMNYRIITTHLGLKYRERMFQLKHLTDKIFEANEHKTILLGDFNEWLPWVGTTRILKRRFHRVPSSGTFPATKPIFRLDEIYTSMASKLKTHRVHKTKLSQMASDHLPVVAEFILRDVP
- a CDS encoding TVP38/TMEM64 family protein; amino-acid sequence: MLSYKKKSYLILFLIGSAVLFLIYKMYLEDILTLQNLQLHHQALKHFASEHPLQIVLSYLAIYVMISCLAFFPVAILMALTGGALFGFWPGIALVCLGSTLGATTAFLIARHFFRDFFQRRYRRKLEMINEEIKKDGAFYLFILRVTPIFPFAAVNLLMALTPMRLKTFFIGSFMGFLPGTAAYVNAGVQLSLIKNVNDILTPSLIFSVVLLAVIPLIARKGVHYFKEHHAK
- a CDS encoding TetR/AcrR family transcriptional regulator — its product is MIVNKAVRAEEPNTLDRILVNALEHFSNFGYVGASVREITQAAHVTKPTLYYYFKNKEELYRGIANSCSEKIYSGLKESISGQGTVAHKFLNLVTVYNGLCDDDLPAVKFMFLISFTPGRGIPDVGIHEFNNKITDLVKEIVQTGVTKGEVPNGRAECLSLLLNGLLATTMSSRVMGTPIPMTSLEKAISCALVGGP
- a CDS encoding PAS domain S-box protein encodes the protein MFQKEDLNPFNLTEVVIKNSIDGILAFDLECRYTLWNSAMERISGKTSAECMGKLAFEVFPFLRESGEDKYFLRALNGEIVRSSNRQYKIPELGREGYFEAVYSPLYNEQKNVVGGLGVIREITERKLYEAAISESEFKYKSVTQFANDAIISCNELGVILSWNDGAKKIFDYQESEIVGKKLDLLIPKTVWSHYLHEINNITNRDELIKKGRVTEVYGYRKHGSSFPMEVMLSSWRRGSEIYLSAIVRDVTDRKHIENQAEERQQLYHALMQAQSDLGEGVVIIDATTERYVYVNEAFCKLTGFSESELFAMENIMALVPHDQLQLVLKRHAFRKQKNIDSSQFEIECIRKDGSRIQIDIAVKSIETSHGLSLIGLVRDITERKKTEQTLKETSMSTQKLIQLARDIIVTTLADGSIALLSPVFKEITGWSTSEWLGKNFETLLHSDDHEQYRTLCKSVLEGKTSAVTQLRWKTSQGIYQDIEISMAPMFGNGRVMGGLAIIRDLSERRKQEQVILEEQKRFQALVEASGMAVVVTEKGRIIESNHKFAKMFGFAPTEVIGKSASEFSVPVDRERIRTFISVGYEAPYQFTGLRKDGSTFSAEVRGKNFKYKGLEIRVAALSDLS